The Sesamum indicum cultivar Zhongzhi No. 13 linkage group LG6, S_indicum_v1.0, whole genome shotgun sequence genome has a segment encoding these proteins:
- the LOC105165066 gene encoding gibberellin 3-beta-dioxygenase 1-like — protein sequence MATSLSQVFRDTHLQPKHIIPLDFDTIHELPDSHAWTQTDEFSCAYQIRVNELSTTIPVIDLRAPNVVELMGNACRRWGMFQVTNHDVPSSLVDDVVEHTRRLFALPAEWKLKALRSPSGATGYGVARISPFFSKLMWHEGFTIMGSAGEHAKQLWPHHYEDFW from the coding sequence ATGGCAACTTCTCTCTCCCAAGTCTTTAGGGACACTCATCTCCAACCCAAACACATTATCCCTCTTGATTTCGACACCATCCACGAACTCCCCGACTCTCACGCATGGACTCAGACGGACGAATTTTCATGTGCATATCAGATACGTGTGAATGAATTATCAACAACAATCCCCGTTATTGACCTACGAGCTCCAAACGTCGTGGAGCTCATGGGAAATGCTTGCCGGAGGTGGGGAATGTTTCAAGTCACGAACCATGACGTCCCGTCAAGTCTTGTCGATGACGTTGTGGAGCACACACGGCGGCTCTTTGCCCTTCCGGCTGAATGGAAGCTTAAGGCGCTGCGTTCGCCTAGCGGGGCCACCGGGTACGGGGTGGCTCGGATATCGCCGTTTTTCTCCAAGTTAATGTGGCATGAGGGGTTCACCATTATGGGGTCTGCCGGCGAGCATGCTAAGCAGCTTTGGCCCCATCACTATGAGGACTTCTGGTAA
- the LOC105164814 gene encoding coiled-coil domain-containing protein 93 isoform X1, with protein MIRNLDDRMHGIRRHSSENVSRCEADASDQVRILRERIDKECPNSMGWRVVSLLESLKALEKQEFDYQSRRSSDCSRLQEEIDELDNMLHSGVDDEGSVKSDHYFQGSNALLDSAKKELATKLRSIVSVKRQLDGVPSQAELIQYELRFSELNTQIQKKLRQTRKHYDTYNALLEIKELMLKETSLLNSISLQFQNAIASADGRTKLINSLEGILNGTQQKLEKVQLTLQSEQKFCDTVKDKYAAAIAEQRQSSSLLKLFQEECARNERLQAQVENEGSEASTVVQLQNQPEGRRNRRWRAYA; from the exons ATGATCCGAAATCTTGACGATCGTATGCACGGTATCCGGAGGCATTCAAGTGAGAATGTC AGCCGATGTGAGGCTGATGCTTCGGATCAAGTGCGAATTCTACGCGAAAGAATCGATAAAGAGTGTCCTAATTCAATGGGGTGGAGAGTGGTGTCACTTTTGGAGTCTTTGAAG GCGCTTGAGAAGCAAGAATTCGATTACCAGTCCAGACGCAGTTCAGATTGTTCAAGATTGCAGGAGGAGATTGACGAACTTGATAACATGTTGCATAGTGGTGTAGATGATGAAGGCTCTGTTAAGTCTGATCATTATTTTCAAGGCTCTAATGCACTACTTGATTCAGCGAAGAAG GAACTTGCCACAAAGTTAAGATCAATTGTGTCAGTAAAGCGGCAGCTTGATGGAGTGCCATCACAGGCTGAACTGATACA GTACGAACTCCGATTTTCTGAACTAAATACTCAGATTCAG AAGAAGCTTAGACAAACCCGCAAGCACTATGACACGTATAATGCTCTATTAGAGATTAAAGAGTTGATGCTAAAGGAAACATCCCTGTTGAATTCCATTAGTTTGCAG TTCCAAAATGCTATTGCTAGTGCTGATGGGAGGACAAAACTCATCAACTCCCTGGAAGGAATTCTAAATGGAACTCAACAG AAACTTGAGAAAGTGCAACTGACACTGCAATCGGAACAAAAGTTCTGTGATACCGTCAAGGATAAGTATGCAGCTGCAATTGCAGAGCAAAGGCAGAGCTCTTCTCTCCTGAAACTTTTCCAG GAAGAATGTGCAAGGAATGAGAGGCTTCAGGCTCAG GTCGAAAACGAGGGATCTGAAGCTTCGACAGTGGTGCAACTACAGAATCAGCCGGAGGGCCGTAGAAATAGGCGATGGAGAGCCTATGCCTAG
- the LOC105164814 gene encoding coiled-coil domain-containing protein 93 isoform X2, which yields MAKNESRCEADASDQVRILRERIDKECPNSMGWRVVSLLESLKALEKQEFDYQSRRSSDCSRLQEEIDELDNMLHSGVDDEGSVKSDHYFQGSNALLDSAKKELATKLRSIVSVKRQLDGVPSQAELIQYELRFSELNTQIQKKLRQTRKHYDTYNALLEIKELMLKETSLLNSISLQFQNAIASADGRTKLINSLEGILNGTQQKLEKVQLTLQSEQKFCDTVKDKYAAAIAEQRQSSSLLKLFQEECARNERLQAQVENEGSEASTVVQLQNQPEGRRNRRWRAYA from the exons ATGGCAAAAAATGAG AGCCGATGTGAGGCTGATGCTTCGGATCAAGTGCGAATTCTACGCGAAAGAATCGATAAAGAGTGTCCTAATTCAATGGGGTGGAGAGTGGTGTCACTTTTGGAGTCTTTGAAG GCGCTTGAGAAGCAAGAATTCGATTACCAGTCCAGACGCAGTTCAGATTGTTCAAGATTGCAGGAGGAGATTGACGAACTTGATAACATGTTGCATAGTGGTGTAGATGATGAAGGCTCTGTTAAGTCTGATCATTATTTTCAAGGCTCTAATGCACTACTTGATTCAGCGAAGAAG GAACTTGCCACAAAGTTAAGATCAATTGTGTCAGTAAAGCGGCAGCTTGATGGAGTGCCATCACAGGCTGAACTGATACA GTACGAACTCCGATTTTCTGAACTAAATACTCAGATTCAG AAGAAGCTTAGACAAACCCGCAAGCACTATGACACGTATAATGCTCTATTAGAGATTAAAGAGTTGATGCTAAAGGAAACATCCCTGTTGAATTCCATTAGTTTGCAG TTCCAAAATGCTATTGCTAGTGCTGATGGGAGGACAAAACTCATCAACTCCCTGGAAGGAATTCTAAATGGAACTCAACAG AAACTTGAGAAAGTGCAACTGACACTGCAATCGGAACAAAAGTTCTGTGATACCGTCAAGGATAAGTATGCAGCTGCAATTGCAGAGCAAAGGCAGAGCTCTTCTCTCCTGAAACTTTTCCAG GAAGAATGTGCAAGGAATGAGAGGCTTCAGGCTCAG GTCGAAAACGAGGGATCTGAAGCTTCGACAGTGGTGCAACTACAGAATCAGCCGGAGGGCCGTAGAAATAGGCGATGGAGAGCCTATGCCTAG
- the LOC105164814 gene encoding coiled-coil domain-containing protein 93 isoform X3 yields the protein MGWRVVSLLESLKALEKQEFDYQSRRSSDCSRLQEEIDELDNMLHSGVDDEGSVKSDHYFQGSNALLDSAKKELATKLRSIVSVKRQLDGVPSQAELIQYELRFSELNTQIQKKLRQTRKHYDTYNALLEIKELMLKETSLLNSISLQFQNAIASADGRTKLINSLEGILNGTQQKLEKVQLTLQSEQKFCDTVKDKYAAAIAEQRQSSSLLKLFQEECARNERLQAQVENEGSEASTVVQLQNQPEGRRNRRWRAYA from the exons ATGGGGTGGAGAGTGGTGTCACTTTTGGAGTCTTTGAAG GCGCTTGAGAAGCAAGAATTCGATTACCAGTCCAGACGCAGTTCAGATTGTTCAAGATTGCAGGAGGAGATTGACGAACTTGATAACATGTTGCATAGTGGTGTAGATGATGAAGGCTCTGTTAAGTCTGATCATTATTTTCAAGGCTCTAATGCACTACTTGATTCAGCGAAGAAG GAACTTGCCACAAAGTTAAGATCAATTGTGTCAGTAAAGCGGCAGCTTGATGGAGTGCCATCACAGGCTGAACTGATACA GTACGAACTCCGATTTTCTGAACTAAATACTCAGATTCAG AAGAAGCTTAGACAAACCCGCAAGCACTATGACACGTATAATGCTCTATTAGAGATTAAAGAGTTGATGCTAAAGGAAACATCCCTGTTGAATTCCATTAGTTTGCAG TTCCAAAATGCTATTGCTAGTGCTGATGGGAGGACAAAACTCATCAACTCCCTGGAAGGAATTCTAAATGGAACTCAACAG AAACTTGAGAAAGTGCAACTGACACTGCAATCGGAACAAAAGTTCTGTGATACCGTCAAGGATAAGTATGCAGCTGCAATTGCAGAGCAAAGGCAGAGCTCTTCTCTCCTGAAACTTTTCCAG GAAGAATGTGCAAGGAATGAGAGGCTTCAGGCTCAG GTCGAAAACGAGGGATCTGAAGCTTCGACAGTGGTGCAACTACAGAATCAGCCGGAGGGCCGTAGAAATAGGCGATGGAGAGCCTATGCCTAG
- the LOC105164815 gene encoding T-complex protein 1 subunit eta, whose translation MAAMLQPQIILLKEGTDTSQGKPQLISNINACVAVADVVRTTLGPRGMDKLIHDEKGNTTISNDGATIMKLLDIVHPAAKILVDIAKSQDSEVGDGTTTVVLLAGEFLKEAKPFIEDGVHPQNLIRSYRTASYLAIEKVKELAVSIEGKSLEEKKSLLAKCAATTLSSKLIGGEKEFFATMVVDAVLAIGNDDRLNMIGIKKVPGGTMRDSFLVDGVAFKKTFSYAGFEQQPKKFVNPKILLLNIELELKSEKENAEIRLSDPSQYQSIVDAEWNIIYDKLDKCVKSGAKVVLSRLAIGDLATQYFADRDIFCAGRVTEEDLQRVAAATGGTVQTTVNNIIDEVLGSCDLFEERQVGNERFNIFSGCPSGRTATIVLRGGADQFIEEAERSLHDAIMIVRRALKNSTVVAGGGAIDMEISRYLRQHARTIAGKSQLFINSYAKALEVIPRQLCDNAGFDATDVLNKLRQKHALPSGEGAPYGVDINTGGIADSFANFVWEPAVVKINAINAATEAACLVLSVDETVKNPKSESAQGEAAASAMGGRGRGRGAFRGRGRGMRR comes from the exons ATGGCAGCCATGCTG CAACCCCAAATCATACTGCTCAAGGAAGGGACTGACACATCCCAAGGGAAACCACAATTAATAAGCAATATAAATGCATGTGTGGCTGTGGCTGATGTTGTGCGAACCACTCTTGGTCCAAGGGGCATGGACAAATTGATCCATGATGAGAAGGGAAACACCACCATCTCTAATGATGGTGCCACCATAATGAAGCTTCTTGACATTGTTCATCCTGCTGCCAAGATCCTTGTGGATATTGCCAAGTCTCAAGATTCTGAG gtTGGTGATGGAACCACTACTGTGGTTCTGCTTGCAGGAGAGTTCCTAAAGGAAGCGAAACCTTTCATTGAAGATGGAGTTCACCCTCAAAACCTTATCCGTAGTTATCGAACAGCTTCTTATTTG GCCATTGAGAAGGTTAAAGAATTAGCCGTTAGCATAGAAGGAAAAAGcttggaagaaaaaaagagtttgCTAGCTAAATGTGCTGCTACAACCCTTTCTTCAAAGCTCATTGGTGGCGAAAAGGAGTTCTTTGCAACCATGGTGGTGGATGCTGTCCTTGCCATTGGAAATGATGATAGGTTGAACATGATTGGAATAAAGAAG GTTCCTGGAGGTACCATGAGGGATTCTTTTCTAGTGGATGGTGTGGCTTTCAAGAAGACCTTCTCATATGCTGGTTTTGAGCAACAACCAAAGAAATTTGTCAACCCCAAGATACTTTTGCTAAACATCGAATTGGAGCTAAAATCCGAGAAAGAAAATGCAGAGATAAG ATTGTCCGACCCATCACAGTATCAATCGATTGTAGATGCAGAAtggaatattatttatgacaAGTTGGATAAATGCGTGAAAAGTGGAGCTAAAGTAGTTTTGTCTCGGCTTGCTATTGGTGATCTGGCTACTCAG TATTTTGCAGATCGTGATATATTCTGTGCTGGTCGTGTTACTGAAGAAGATTTACAGAGGGTTGCGGCAGCTACTGGTGGAACTGTGCAGACAACCGTGAACAACATAATTGATGAG GTTCTTGGATCTTGTGACCTGTTTGAGGAGAGGCAAGTTGGAAATGAGCGATTTAACATATTCAGTGGATGTCCATCTGGTCGAACTGCCACAATCGTTCTTCGTGGTGGAGCAGATCAG TTTATTGAGGAGGCGGAGCGAAGTTTACACGATGCAATTATGATTGTTAGGAGGGCTCTAAAGAACTCAACTGTAGTTGCTGGTGGTGGTGCTATTGAT ATGGAGATAAGCCGATATTTGAGGCAGCATGCACGTACCATTGCTGGGAAGTCCCAGCTTTTTATAAACTCTTATGCCAAAGCACTTGAG GTAATCCCCCGGCAACTTTGTGACAATGCTGGTTTTGATGCTACTGATGTGTTGAACAAATTGAGACAGAAACATGCTCTTCCATCTG GTGAGGGCGCACCTTATGGTGTAGACATCAATACTGGTGGAATTGCTGATTCATTTGCCAACTTTGTGTGGGAGCCGGCAGTTGTTAAG ATTAATGCCATAAATGCAGCTACAGAAGCAGCTTGCCTGGTCTTGAGTGTTGATGAGACTGTGAAGAACCCCAAG TCGGAGAGTGCACAAGGAGAAGCTGCAGCAAGTGCTATGGGTGGTAGAGGCCGAGGCCGAGGTGCTTTCCGTGGTCGTGGCCGTGGGATGAGGCGGTGA
- the LOC105164816 gene encoding transcriptional corepressor LEUNIG: MSQTNWEADKMLDVYIHDYLVKRDLKATAQAFQAEGKVSSDPVAIDAPGGFLFEWWSVFWDIFIARTNEKHSEVAASYIETQLMKAREQQQQQQQPSQSQNSQQQQQHQLQMQQLLLQRQVQQQQQQQQQQQQQQQQQQQQQQQQQQQQQQQQQQQQQQQQQAHQQQRREGGHLMNGTANGIVGNDPLMRQNPGTASALATKMYEENLKLPVQRDSLGDAAALKQRFGDNVGQLLDQNHASILKSAAAAGQPSGQVLHVTAGGMSPQVQARSQQFPGSTPEIKTEMNPILNPRAPGPDGSLIGISGSNQGGNNLTLKGWPLTGFDHLRSGLLQQPKSFMQGPQPFHQLQMLTPQHQQQLMLAQQSLTSPSASDVDSRRLRMLLNNRSLSMGKDGLTNSVGDVVPNIGSPLPAGCPVVPRADPEMLMKLKIAQLQQQQQQQQQQQSNNQTPQQLLQQQPQSSNHNLQQDKIIGTGSVTGDGSMSNSFRGNDQASKNQTGRKRKQPVSSSGPANSSGTANTAGPSPSSAPSTPSTHTPGDVMSMPALPHSGSSSKPLMMFGADNSGTLTSPSNQLWDDKDLVQADMDRFVDDVEDNVESFLSHDDADPRDAVGRCMDVSKGFTFTEVSSVRASTSKVVCCHFSSDGKLLASGGHDKKAVLWFTDTLKPKTTLEEHSSLITDVRFSPSMARLATSSFDKTVRVWDADNPGYSLRTFTGHSSGVMSLDFHPNKEDLICSCDGDGEIRYWSINNGSCARVFKGGTAQVRFQPRLGRYLAAAAENVVSILDAETQTCRHSLKGHTKPIHSVCWDPSGELLASVSEDSVRVWTLRSGSEGDCLHELSCNGNKFHSCVFHPTYSSLLVIGCYQSLELWNMTENKTMTLSAHEGLIASLAVSTVAGLVASASHDKIVKLWK, from the exons ATGTCTCAAACCAACTGGGAAGCGGACAAAAT GTTGGATGTCTATATTCACGATTATTTAGTAAAGAGAGATTTGAAGGCCACTGCTCAGGCTTTCCAAGCTGAAGGGAAAGTATCATCTGACCCTGTTG CTATCGATGCTCCTGGTGGCTTTCTCTTTGAATGGTGGTCGGTGTTTTGGGATATATTTATTGCTAGGACAAATGAGAAGCACTCTGAAGTTGCTGCCTCTTACATTGAG ACTCAGTTAATGAAAGCAAGAGAGCAGcaacaacagcagcagcagccatCACAGTCACAAAACtcacagcagcagcagcagcaccaACTGCAGATGCAGCAGCTTTTATTGCAGAGGCAAgttcagcagcagcagcaacaacaacagcagcagcagcaacaacaacaacagcagcaacaacaacaacagcaacagcagcaacagcagcagcagcagcagcaacagcaacaacagcaacaacaacaGGCACATCAGCAACAGCGGCGTGAGGGTGGCCACCTCATGAATGGTACAGCCAATGGGATTGTTGGAAATGATCCTCTCATGAGACAGAATCCTGGCACTGCCAGTGCATTGGCAACAAAGATGTATGAGGAGAACTTAAAGCTCCCTGTTCAGAGGGATTCTTTGGGAGATGCAGCAGCGTTGAAG CAAAGATTTGGTGATAATGTGGGCCAGCTTTTGGATCAAAATCATGCTTCAATCTTGAAATCAGCTGCAGCAGCTGGCCAGCCATCTGG gCAAGTTTTGCATGTTACTGCTGGTGGTATGTCTCCCCAGGTTCAAGCAAGAAGCCAGCAATTTCCAGGGTCTACACCA GAAATTAAAACTGAAATGAATCCTATCCTGAACCCGAGAGCTCCTGGACCTGATGGATCACTGATTGGAATTTCTG GGTCAAATCAAGGTGGTAACAATTTGACATTGAAAGGATGGCCTCTAACA gGTTTTGATCATCTTCGCTCTGGGCTTCTCCAGCAGCCAAAGTCATTTATGCAAGGTCCTCAGCCCTTTCATCAACTACAGATGCTAACACCTCAGCACCAGCAGCAGCTTATGCTTGCACAGCAGAGTTTAACTTCTCCATCTGCCAGTGATGTAGACAGCAGAAGGCTGAGAATGCTTCTCAACAATCGAAGTTTGTCTATGGGTAAAGATGGGCTCACTAACTCAGTTGGCGATGTAGTTCCTAACATTGGATCCCCCTTGCCAGCTGGCTGCCCAGTTGTGCCTCGTGCAGATCCAGAGATGTTAATGAAG TTGAAAATTGCACAACTGCAGCAGCAacagcaacagcagcagcaacaacagAGCAATAATCAAACACCACAGCAGCTGCTTCAACAGCAACCTCAGAGTTCTAATCACAATCTCCAGcaagataaaattataggcACTGGCAGTGTCACTGGCGATGGTAGCATGTCGAATTCATTCCGCGGAAATGATCAG GCTTCAAAAAACCAGACtggaagaaagagaaagcaGCCTGTATCATCTTCTGGCCCTGCAAATAGCTCAGGGACTGCAAACACAGCTGGCCCATCTCCAAGTTCAGCTCCATCAACACCCTCGACTCATACACCTGGAGATGTGATGTCAATGCCTGCTTTGCCACATAGTGGCAGTTCTTCGAAGCCCCTCATGATGTTTGGAGCTGATAACAGTGGTACTCTTACATCACCGTCAAACCAATTG TGGGATGATAAAGATCTTGTTCAAGCTGATATGGACCGTTTTGTGGATGACGTTGAAGACAATGTAGAATCTTTTTTGTCACATGATGATGCTGATCCCCGTGATGCAGTTGGTCGTTGTATGGATGTTAGCAAAG GGTTTACATTTACCGAAGTCAGTTCTGTTCGTGCTAGTACCAGTAAAGTTGTTTGTTGCCACTTCTCATCAGATGGGAAGCTGCTTGCTAGCGGCGGTCATGACAAAAAG GCTGTCTTGTGGTTCACGGACACTTTGAAGCCAAAGACTACACTTGAGGAACACTCGTCACTGATTACTGATGTTCGTTTCAGTCCTAGCATGGCTCGCCTGGCCACATCATCTTTTGACAAAACTGTCAGGGTCTGGGATGCAGATAAT CCTGGCTATTCACTTCGGACCTTTACTGGGCATTCTTCTGGAGTAATGTCATTGGATTTTCATCCCAACAAAGAAGATTTGATATGCTCCTGTGACGGTGATGGTGAGATAAGATACTGGAGTATCAATAATGGAAGCTGTGCAAGAGTTTTCAAG GGTGGCACTGCCCAAGTGAGATTCCAACCCCGTCTTGGAAGATATCTTGCAGCTGCTGCTGAGAATGTTGTGTCGATTCTGGATGCGGAGACACAGACTTGTCGACATTCACTAAAG GGTCACACGAAACCTATTCATTCTGTTTGCTGGGACCCTTCTGGAGAGCTGCTGGCCTCTGTTAGTGAGGATTCAGTGAGAGTTTGGACATTGAGATCTGGAAGCGAAGGGGATTGTTTGCATGAACTTAGTTGTAATGGCAACAAATTCCATTCTTGTGTCTTCCATCCTACATATTCATCGTTGCTGGTTATTGGTTGTTATCAG TCGCTGGAGCTTTGGAACATGACAGAGAACAAGACTATGACGCTTTCCGCACACGAAGGATTGATCGCATCATTGGCCGTATCAACGGTGGCTGGCTTGGTTGCTTCTGCCAGTCATGACAAAATTGTCAAACTATGGAAATGA
- the LOC105164817 gene encoding probable indole-3-pyruvate monooxygenase YUCCA4, with protein sequence MGSCKQEDRRDHDELNCLFVHGPIIVGAGPSGLAVAACLQQHGVSSLILERSDCIASLWQQRTYDRLKLHLPKQFCQLPLLNFPHYFPKYPTKRQFISYMDSYAKHFSIHPKFKQSVSRAEFDAVAALWTVQTQDSHYFSRWLIVATGENAEPVIPEIQGIDRFRGPVLHTSVYKSGSEFEKRRVLVVGCGNSGMEVSLDLCRHNASPHMVVRNSVHILPREMFGVSTFSIAMLLIKWLPLRLVDKFLLLVANLTLGNTDKLGLRRPKTGPIELKNATGKTPVLDVGALSQIKAGKIKVVEGVKEITKNGAKFVDGQEREFDSIILATGYKSNVPTWLKGTDFFTQDGMPKPAFPNGWKGENGLYAVGFTRRGLLGTSSDARNIARDIADQWRIINKDIRKKKDQ encoded by the exons ATGGGTTCTTGCAAACAAGAAGATAGAAGAGATCATGATGAATTAAACTGCCTGTTTGTTCACGGCCCTATCATTGTAGGCGCAGGCCCCTCGGGCCTTGCTGTCGCCGCCTGCCTTCAACAACATGGCGTTTCTTCTCTAATCCTTGAAAGAAGCGATTGCATAGCTTCTTTATGGCAGCAAAGAACCTACGATCGGCTCAAACTCCATCTCCCTAAACAATTTTGCCAACTCCCTTTACTCAATTTCCCTCATTACTTCCCCAAATACCCCACCAAACGTCAGTTCATTTCCTACATGGACTCTTACGCCAAACACTTCTCAATTCACCCCAAATTCAAACAGTCCGTTTCAAGAGCTGAGTTTGATGCAGTCGCCGCCCTCTGGACCGTCCAAACTCAAGATTCCCACTACTTCTCCAGATGGTTGATAGTTGCCACCGGCGAAAATGCCGAGCCCGTCATACCCGAAATTCAAGGGATTGACAGGTTTCGAGGGCCCGTCTTGCATACCAGCGTCTACAAGTCGGGCTCAGAGTTTGAAAAGCGAAGGGTTTTGGTTGTGGGGTGTGGGAATTCCGGTATGGAAGTTAGTTTAGACCTGTGCAGGCATAATGCAAGCCCCCACATGGTCGTCAGAAACTCT GTTCATATTCTACCAAGGGAAATGTTTGGGGTTTCGACATTTTCCATAGCCATGTTGCTCATCAAATGGCTGCCTTTACGACTAGTCGACAAGTTCCTCCTCCTGGTGGCCAACTTAACCTTAGGCAACACCGACAAACTCGGCCTCCGCCGCCCCAAAACCGGCCCTATCGAGCTCAAGAACGCCACCGGGAAAACCCCAGTGCTCGACGTCGGAGCTCTCTCACAAATCAAAGCTGGAAAAATTAAG GTGGTGGAAGGAGTGAaggaaataacaaaaaacGGGGCGAAATTCGTAGACGGCCAAGAGCGAGAATTTGACTCCATAATTCTTGCAACGGGGTACAAGAGCAATGTGCCTACTTGGCTCAAG GGTACCGATTTCTTCACACAAGATGGGATGCCTAAGCCAGCTTTCCCTAATGGCTGGAAGGGAGAGAATGGTCTGTATGCGGTGGGGTTCACGAGAAGAGGCCTCCTTGGGACATCATCGGACGCACGGAATATCGCCAGAGACATTGCTGATCAATGGAGGATCATCAACAAAGATATCCggaaaaagaaagatcaaTAG